In a genomic window of Oligoflexus sp.:
- a CDS encoding major capsid protein: protein MTLPIYSTYYLNRLITRLVPRTRYFRDRFFPVEIQSDKEEIYFDENQDNRIGAAPFVHPLLEAPMFRDEGYSTKSYKPAYIKEKTGITSEDGNDRLPGEDFGGEYTPMQRAELRLIQKTTRLYERLRVREELMALEVVKTGKLTIKGEGFDTVIDFKRDPGLTKKLTGDKGWSNPDFAMTAFFEGVQREMASKNLNQSRPRKIIMGIEAFDMFRANREVQKLLPDYMRLVADIGLKLTPQDSSFENLLYRGNFGNTEIWVHEGKTDQKAYDIGPKEVLFACDNIQGVRHYGAIRDLKAQLVARPVFVKSWEIEDPSQRIVLLQSAPLFVTYDPNTAALVTVA from the coding sequence ATGACGCTGCCGATTTACAGCACATATTATTTGAACCGCCTTATCACGCGGCTGGTTCCAAGGACGAGATACTTCCGCGACCGTTTCTTCCCTGTGGAGATTCAGTCGGACAAGGAGGAGATCTACTTTGATGAAAACCAGGACAACCGGATCGGGGCGGCTCCCTTTGTGCATCCTTTGCTCGAAGCGCCAATGTTCAGGGATGAAGGCTACTCGACCAAATCCTATAAGCCGGCCTACATCAAGGAAAAGACCGGAATCACATCCGAGGATGGTAACGACCGTCTTCCAGGTGAAGATTTTGGCGGCGAATATACCCCAATGCAAAGGGCTGAACTGAGACTCATTCAAAAGACCACCCGGCTCTATGAGCGCCTTCGTGTACGTGAGGAGCTTATGGCTCTTGAAGTCGTGAAAACCGGAAAACTCACGATCAAGGGGGAAGGCTTTGATACGGTGATCGACTTCAAGAGAGATCCAGGCCTCACTAAAAAGCTCACCGGTGACAAGGGCTGGTCCAACCCTGATTTTGCCATGACTGCATTTTTCGAAGGCGTTCAACGAGAAATGGCTTCGAAGAACTTGAACCAATCCCGTCCGCGCAAGATCATAATGGGAATCGAGGCCTTCGATATGTTCCGTGCCAATCGGGAGGTTCAAAAGCTTCTGCCGGATTACATGCGGCTCGTTGCCGATATCGGTCTCAAGCTGACGCCACAGGACTCATCCTTCGAAAATCTTCTTTACCGGGGAAACTTCGGCAATACCGAGATCTGGGTTCATGAAGGGAAGACCGATCAGAAAGCATACGACATCGGACCGAAGGAGGTGCTTTTCGCCTGTGACAATATCCAGGGCGTTCGACACTACGGGGCCATCCGGGATCTCAAGGCACAGCTGGTAGCCCGCCCTGTTTTCGTGAAGAGCTGGGAGATCGAGGATCCAAGCCAAAGGATCGTGCTGCTTCAGTCAGCGCCGCTCTTCGTTACCTATGATCCCAACACAGCAGCGCTTGTGACTGTTGCTTGA
- a CDS encoding head decoration protein, giving the protein MNYDPHFREVSRYEPRFLNRGNFPAYRGSVTIEKGQVLKKGSVLGRKTASGKHVLCSRTAEDGTTAISDGSEKARCILQIDIDATAGDRFAPVFRTGAFLRLDLTVGKGHTLETVEDDLETHNIYLENGED; this is encoded by the coding sequence ATGAATTACGATCCACATTTTCGCGAAGTATCAAGATACGAGCCGAGGTTTCTTAATCGGGGCAATTTTCCCGCCTACCGGGGATCGGTAACGATCGAGAAGGGGCAGGTTTTGAAAAAGGGATCAGTCCTCGGCAGAAAGACTGCCAGCGGCAAGCATGTCCTTTGCTCGAGAACGGCTGAGGACGGAACCACGGCCATTTCCGATGGCAGTGAAAAGGCCCGCTGCATCCTTCAGATCGACATCGATGCCACAGCCGGCGACCGCTTTGCTCCGGTCTTCCGAACAGGAGCCTTCCTGCGTCTTGACCTCACGGTAGGCAAGGGCCACACGCTGGAAACGGTGGAGGATGATCTTGAAACGCACAATATCTATCTTGAGAACGGCGAGGACTGA
- a CDS encoding phage baseplate assembly protein V codes for MDNELAVQDLSRRMDNLLRPGKILAVDYERARATVKLGEYLFTTWLPYFARRAGNTIDWDPPEPGEQCLVLAPGGELAAGFILTGLYSAAHPAPVKEKNFTLRKYPDGLELSYDHAAHTLTISRPDDLSVIVTGSRMEFWTDKFEVFSRAKVGLMKTISDALKSISKSSTSTMMGPQPLLPSATELPGLIEKIDFFGG; via the coding sequence ATGGATAATGAGCTGGCGGTCCAGGATCTCTCGCGGCGTATGGATAACCTTCTAAGACCAGGGAAGATCCTGGCCGTGGATTACGAAAGGGCCAGGGCCACGGTAAAGCTCGGTGAGTATCTTTTCACGACATGGCTGCCCTATTTTGCCCGTCGCGCCGGAAACACAATCGACTGGGATCCGCCTGAACCTGGCGAGCAGTGTCTTGTCCTTGCCCCGGGCGGCGAGCTGGCCGCAGGCTTTATACTGACCGGGCTTTATTCCGCGGCCCATCCGGCTCCGGTGAAGGAAAAGAATTTCACGCTAAGAAAGTATCCGGACGGTCTTGAGCTTTCCTATGACCATGCCGCCCACACGCTTACCATTTCGCGGCCTGACGATCTCAGTGTGATTGTGACAGGCTCACGTATGGAATTCTGGACAGATAAATTCGAGGTATTCAGCAGGGCAAAGGTTGGGCTTATGAAGACGATTTCCGACGCTTTGAAGTCGATCAGTAAATCCAGTACTTCAACCATGATGGGACCTCAGCCTCTTTTGCCTTCCGCCACGGAGCTGCCAGGACTTATTGAAAAAATTGATTTTTTTGGAGGATGA